The Candidatus Nitrosymbiomonas proteolyticus genome has a segment encoding these proteins:
- a CDS encoding glutamine--fructose-6-phosphate transaminase (isomerizing), protein MCGIAGYVGPKNAVEVVFEQLKRLEYRGYDSAGIAYLNGGDISVLKKAGKLSELGRLIDERTPVSSLAIGHSRWATHGGPTDLNAHPHFDRYEQVSVIHNGIFENYLELKESLTSQGHVFQSETDTEVAAHVVGEEYSKGVPLEEAVRLAIRRLRGAYALVVVSKREPNKIVAARNASPIILGLADGEGLLASDIPALLPHTRQIAVLEDDRIAVVTTEGPRILDIDGRECPIEPLTVDWDVEAAEKGGHEHFMRKEIFEQPEVIRQALLGRIDEHNAIRLEQVFSEHVWTEIDRVNIIACGTAFHAGLLGKHMFEKLLRLPTDVFYSSEFRYGDPVLSPKSLAIFISQSGETADSLAALRLCKERRIRTLGIVNVVGSSIARECDRVVYTQAGPEVSVASTKAYVAQVLVLSLLALYVAQVREMPGVRVSQCVNELRKLPDRARAVLEDEGSVIRVAEKYLESHLYFYLGRGADAFVALEGALKMKEVAYVATQECPAGEMKHGPLALVQKGVMAVFGATDPTIHDKLVSNMREVQARGGTIVAITVDRPTPVRQTADELLLVPDTGFDFLNALLGVIPLQLLAYHVARLKGCEIDQPRNLAKSVTVE, encoded by the coding sequence ATGTGCGGTATCGCCGGCTACGTCGGACCCAAGAACGCCGTCGAGGTCGTGTTCGAGCAACTCAAGCGCCTCGAGTACCGGGGTTATGACAGCGCGGGAATCGCGTACCTGAACGGAGGCGACATCTCCGTTCTCAAGAAGGCCGGCAAACTCAGCGAGCTAGGTCGATTGATCGACGAACGCACTCCCGTTTCCAGCCTGGCGATCGGGCATTCGAGATGGGCGACGCATGGCGGCCCCACCGATCTCAACGCACATCCCCACTTCGACCGGTACGAGCAGGTTTCGGTGATCCACAACGGCATTTTCGAGAACTACCTCGAGTTGAAGGAGAGCCTGACGAGCCAAGGCCACGTGTTTCAGTCCGAAACCGATACCGAGGTCGCGGCGCACGTGGTGGGAGAGGAGTACTCCAAAGGGGTACCCCTGGAAGAGGCCGTCCGGCTCGCCATCCGAAGGCTGCGCGGCGCCTACGCGCTCGTCGTGGTTTCCAAGCGCGAACCGAACAAGATCGTAGCTGCGAGGAACGCGAGCCCGATCATTCTGGGGCTCGCCGACGGAGAGGGGTTGCTCGCGAGCGACATCCCGGCGCTGCTGCCTCACACGCGGCAAATCGCCGTGCTCGAAGATGACCGGATCGCGGTGGTTACCACCGAAGGTCCTCGCATCCTCGACATCGACGGCCGGGAGTGCCCCATCGAGCCTCTGACCGTTGACTGGGACGTAGAAGCTGCGGAAAAGGGCGGGCACGAGCACTTCATGCGCAAGGAGATCTTCGAGCAGCCGGAGGTCATTCGCCAAGCGCTGCTCGGCAGAATCGACGAGCACAACGCCATTCGCTTGGAGCAGGTCTTCAGCGAACACGTTTGGACGGAGATCGACCGCGTCAACATCATCGCCTGCGGCACCGCGTTTCATGCAGGGCTGCTTGGAAAGCACATGTTTGAGAAGCTGCTCAGGCTCCCGACGGACGTGTTCTATTCGAGCGAGTTTCGGTATGGCGATCCCGTTCTTTCTCCCAAGTCCCTCGCCATTTTCATCAGCCAATCGGGTGAAACTGCGGACTCGCTCGCCGCGCTGAGGCTCTGCAAGGAGAGGCGAATCCGCACCTTGGGAATCGTCAACGTGGTGGGCTCGAGCATAGCGCGCGAGTGCGACCGCGTAGTCTATACGCAAGCTGGCCCCGAGGTCAGCGTAGCGAGTACGAAGGCGTATGTCGCACAAGTCTTGGTGCTCTCGCTGCTGGCGCTGTACGTCGCTCAAGTCCGCGAAATGCCGGGCGTGCGGGTCTCTCAGTGCGTCAACGAACTCCGCAAGCTGCCGGACCGGGCTCGCGCGGTGCTCGAAGACGAAGGGAGCGTAATCCGGGTCGCCGAAAAGTATCTCGAGTCGCACCTTTACTTCTATCTCGGCCGAGGGGCCGATGCTTTCGTGGCGCTCGAAGGCGCCCTCAAGATGAAAGAAGTCGCCTACGTAGCTACTCAAGAATGCCCAGCGGGAGAGATGAAGCACGGTCCCCTCGCCTTGGTTCAAAAGGGCGTGATGGCGGTGTTCGGCGCAACGGACCCAACGATTCACGACAAGCTCGTCAGCAACATGAGAGAGGTGCAGGCCCGCGGGGGAACGATCGTGGCCATCACGGTCGATCGCCCAACTCCTGTGCGCCAGACCGCAGATGAACTGCTCCTCGTGCCGGATACGGGTTTCGACTTCCTCAACGCCCTGCTGGGGGTGATTCCCCTTCAACTTCTGGCCTACCACGTCGCCCGCCTCAAGGGCTGCGAAATCGACCAGCCACGGAACCTCGCCAAGTCTGTCACGGTCGAATGA
- a CDS encoding exopolysaccharide biosynthesis polyprenyl glycosylphosphotransferase, with protein MQAKAPAEAPKERLVRPRVIHYVKRKRILDILGSLLLMVLLSPLLLAIALWVKLTSKGPVIYKSTRVGLGGRHFQFLKFRSMYVDADRRQAELLAQNEKDGPIFKMKNDPRITPIGRALRRYSLDELPQLWNVFVGEMSLVGPRPPLPREVEQYTEDCLERLSVKPGITCYWQIMGRSDLSFEEWMELDKRYLREMGVWTDLKILLLTPIAVFRGDGAY; from the coding sequence ATGCAAGCCAAGGCGCCGGCCGAAGCGCCCAAAGAGCGTCTCGTCCGACCCCGCGTGATTCATTACGTGAAGCGGAAGAGAATTCTTGATATTCTCGGCTCGTTGCTCCTGATGGTCCTGCTCTCGCCGCTTCTTCTGGCGATCGCCTTGTGGGTGAAGCTGACGAGCAAGGGGCCCGTGATCTATAAGTCCACCCGCGTGGGCTTAGGCGGACGCCACTTCCAATTCCTCAAGTTTCGCTCGATGTACGTCGATGCCGACCGCAGGCAAGCGGAGCTTTTGGCGCAGAACGAAAAGGACGGCCCGATCTTCAAAATGAAGAACGACCCTCGGATCACTCCCATCGGGCGCGCCTTGCGAAGATATAGCCTCGACGAACTTCCCCAATTGTGGAACGTCTTTGTCGGCGAAATGAGCCTCGTCGGGCCGCGTCCCCCGTTGCCCCGCGAGGTCGAACAATACACCGAGGACTGCTTAGAGAGGCTCAGCGTGAAGCCTGGAATCACCTGCTACTGGCAGATCATGGGGCGTAGCGACCTCTCGTTCGAGGAATGGATGGAACTCGACAAGCGGTACCTCCGGGAGATGGGAGTCTGGACCGACCTCAAGATTCTCTTGCTGACGCCCATCGCCGTTTTCCGGGGCGACGGCGCTTATTGA
- a CDS encoding hypothetical conserved protein: MAESCIEWTDSTWNPTTGCTKISQGCKHCYAERMAKRLKAMGQPNYAKGFTLTLHDHMLDLPLKWSKPQRIFVNSMSDLFHKNVPLDFILRVFQVMCKADWHQFQILTKRANRLAELNEDLPWADHIWMGVSVENEKVRDRIDHLRGTNAKVKFLSLEPLIGPLPNLDLSGIDWVIVGGESGPGARPMKPEWVRDLRDQCQSAGVAFFFKQWGGVVKSRSGRVLDGRTWDEYPSVRSEESRLSVMA, translated from the coding sequence ATGGCTGAGTCCTGCATCGAATGGACCGACTCCACATGGAACCCGACGACCGGCTGCACAAAGATCAGCCAAGGATGCAAACACTGCTACGCCGAACGGATGGCAAAGCGGCTCAAAGCAATGGGTCAGCCGAACTACGCAAAGGGGTTCACGTTGACGCTCCACGATCACATGCTCGACCTGCCCCTCAAGTGGTCGAAGCCGCAACGAATCTTCGTAAACTCGATGTCAGATCTCTTCCACAAGAACGTGCCCTTGGACTTCATCCTGCGGGTCTTCCAGGTGATGTGCAAGGCGGACTGGCACCAATTCCAAATCTTGACCAAGCGAGCGAACAGACTTGCGGAACTCAACGAAGACCTTCCTTGGGCAGATCATATCTGGATGGGAGTTAGCGTCGAGAACGAGAAAGTGAGGGACAGAATCGACCACCTTCGAGGGACGAACGCCAAAGTGAAGTTCCTATCGCTCGAACCCCTAATCGGCCCCTTGCCGAACCTCGACCTAAGCGGAATCGATTGGGTGATCGTCGGCGGGGAGTCCGGCCCCGGCGCGAGACCGATGAAGCCCGAATGGGTACGGGACTTGCGCGACCAATGCCAATCTGCGGGTGTCGCTTTCTTCTTCAAACAATGGGGCGGAGTCGTCAAGAGCCGCAGCGGCCGGGTTCTAGATGGGCGCACTTGGGATGAGTACCCAAGCGTCCGATCGGAAGAGTCCAGGCTTTCGGTCATGGCCTGA
- a CDS encoding three-Cys-motif partner protein TcmP: MRSKPFFDESTEQSRAKAAIVSKYFDAWAKLITRQPHVDRIAYLDLFAGPGRYKDGTTSTPLLVLEKVIADPVLCQKLVSLFNDANTQNTTDLQQSIQALPGIDKLKYKPDVRNNEVGTEMVKQFEAMKLVPTLFFVDPWGYKGLSLGLVNAVVKDWGCECVFFFNYTRINMGLTNEFVIQHMDSLFGKEVADNLRQRLSSYTTPRDRELDIVESLCKALNPDGKRFVLPFAFKNESGQRTSHHLIFVTKNSRGYSIMKEVMARESTSQPQGVPSFTYNPADTRFPVLFEYARPLDDLKGMLLDQFQGQALSVKGICEKHHVGRPFIEKNYKDVVIQLDDQGIVTTNRTDAHKKRGQCPPDKVIVTFPRSLKNG; the protein is encoded by the coding sequence GTGAGAAGTAAGCCATTCTTCGACGAATCGACTGAACAATCCCGCGCGAAAGCCGCGATCGTTTCGAAGTACTTCGATGCTTGGGCGAAGCTAATCACCCGGCAGCCCCATGTGGACCGCATAGCCTACCTAGACTTGTTCGCCGGTCCTGGGAGATACAAAGATGGGACAACTTCCACCCCACTTCTCGTTCTTGAAAAGGTTATCGCAGATCCCGTTCTATGCCAGAAGCTGGTCAGCCTCTTCAACGATGCGAACACGCAAAACACAACCGACCTTCAGCAATCGATTCAAGCACTTCCCGGCATTGACAAGCTGAAGTACAAGCCCGACGTTCGAAACAACGAAGTCGGGACCGAGATGGTCAAGCAATTCGAAGCGATGAAGCTTGTCCCTACTCTTTTCTTCGTTGACCCGTGGGGCTACAAGGGCCTATCACTTGGACTCGTAAACGCGGTCGTCAAGGACTGGGGATGCGAATGCGTGTTCTTCTTCAACTACACGCGTATCAACATGGGCCTGACGAACGAGTTTGTCATTCAGCACATGGACTCGCTGTTTGGAAAGGAAGTCGCCGACAATCTACGGCAGCGGCTAAGTAGCTACACAACACCGCGTGACCGTGAACTTGACATCGTCGAATCGCTTTGCAAGGCATTGAACCCTGATGGGAAGCGGTTCGTCCTTCCCTTCGCGTTCAAGAACGAGTCTGGTCAGCGGACAAGCCATCATCTGATCTTCGTTACCAAGAACAGCCGTGGCTACTCCATCATGAAGGAAGTTATGGCTCGTGAAAGCACGTCACAACCCCAGGGCGTCCCGAGCTTCACGTACAACCCTGCTGACACTCGGTTCCCGGTCCTCTTTGAATATGCAAGGCCCCTGGACGATCTAAAGGGCATGCTTCTCGATCAGTTCCAAGGCCAAGCCCTGTCGGTCAAGGGGATATGCGAGAAGCACCATGTCGGGCGCCCGTTCATTGAGAAGAACTACAAGGATGTGGTGATCCAGCTTGACGATCAGGGGATCGTTACCACGAATCGCACCGACGCCCATAAGAAGCGCGGTCAGTGCCCGCCCGACAAGGTGATCGTGACCTTCCCAAGGAGTCTCAAGAATGGCTGA